The Oryza brachyantha chromosome 7, ObraRS2, whole genome shotgun sequence genomic interval GTGGGCAGTTTGTGAGAGGATAGCATGTGGCGCCAATGGCTGTGATGCGAATGGACAGTGAAGATGTCTTGGGTGTGTTGGACATAAACCCTATGCCTATTTCTTCTGTTTCATTAAGCGAATGAACTGGACAGCTAGAGCGCTTGATTGCAATCCAACGGCTGGGAGGAAACAGGATGACGTAGAAGCACGAAAACAGAGAGAGTTGCTATTAATTGCACTAAATGGGGATGAATCGTATGGGTTTTTGTTCCCAAAAAGGTTAAGTTTGGGGGTTCAGTTGAACCCCCATGTCCCACATTAGATCCGCCACTGATGCACACAGTGTTCTAGCGGTGCCCACCATTCGTTTTGTTCAGAATATGTGCAAATCCCTTCAATGTTAATGAATAATTTGGCCAGCCAACCTGGCACAGGGCATGATGATGTATTTCCTCTGTTTTCAGGCTGACAAGATTATTATTTGGGGGCCAATGGAAGAGGAATACAATACCGAATCATCTAATGAAGAAGACATGCAAGAGGATGATGGTGAGAAAGAAGGAAATGTTACTGAGGGTGACGTCTTCAAGCCAGTTGATATAGATCCTGCATTGGTACCAAAAGTAGGGATGGTGTTTGAGTCTGAGGAAGATGCCTTCCAGTTCTATGTGTCATATGGCTGTCACTCTGGTTTTGGTATCACAAGAAGATCTAATAATACCTTTGATGGTTTCCGCTATCGCTCTACATTCATATGTTCTAAAGGAGGGCAGTCTAGACTGAGGTCTGGTGCGACAAAGTCCACAAGAAAACGAGGCACAAAAACTGGATGCAAGGCTAAGATGATTGTGAAGGATGCTCATTTTCAGAACCGCTGGGAGGTTATTGTCCTAGAGTTGGAGCATAACCATCCACTGGATCCTAGCTTGCTTAAATTTAAGAAGCAGCTGAAGAACTCTCCTTTTCTTCAGAATCCTCCTCGTATATCTGAAGCACCAGAGAGTCGCTTAGCTGCTGCACCTTCTAGCAGAGGTGGAGATAGCGGCATACCTTTGTCTACTCAGATTGAATTCAGAACCAAGATAGATAGAAATAGGAAACTGAAGCTTGCTGAAGGTGATTTAGATGCCTTATTGAGTTTTCTCAACACAATGCAAGACCAAAACCCATACTTCTTTTACAGTTTGGATATGAATGAGCAAGGACAACTAAGAAATGTATTTTGGGCTGATGCCAAGTCACGTAGTTCGTACAATTActttggtgatgttgttgctATTGATGTCAGAAACTTTAGTGATCAGTATGAAATACAGTTTGTGTCATTTGTGGGCACTAACCACCATTCTCAGCAAGTTTTACTAGGGTGTGGTCTTCTTGCTGGTAGGTCTCTTGGAGCTTACGTTTGGCTTTTTGATACATGGCTAAGATGTATGAATGGCACTCCACCACCTTCAGTAATTACAAACTACTGTCATGATGTTGCAATAGCTGTTAAAAAGGTTTTCCCTAATGCACATCACCGCTTTTGCCTTCTACACATTTTAAATGAGCTTCCTGAGAAGTTGGAGGGAACAGAAAAGAAGGATGAACTAGTTTCTACATTTACCTCACTAGCCTTTGATTCCATTACAATGCCTGGTTTTGAAAAAGAGTGGCAAGAAATGATTGAACAATTTCATCTAGAGGGAAATGAATGGTTGTCCAAACTATATGAGGTCAGGACACAGTGGGCTCCTGTTTATATAAAGGATTCCTTTTGGGCAGGAATGTCTATTACAGAAAGAAGTGATAGTGCAGCTGACTACTTTGATGGCTGGTTGATGCCAGATACTTCTGTAAAAATGTTTGTCGAGCAGTATGAGTCAGCTGTTAAGGTTAAGTTAGAAAAGGAAAACTATGAGGATTTACGGTCATCTCAGATGAGGCCACCAGTGATGACTGGTTTACCTGCAGAGGAGCAGGCAGCAAAGGTATACACAATAGAAATATTTGAGAAGTTCTTGGATGAAATAGGGCATTCTTTTCATTGCAGTTATAGTATAGTTAACCGGAATAATTCAGTGGTTACATACATAGTTTCAGATCAAATAGATCAAACAAAGAAGGTGGACTACAAAGTTGCTTATGATAATGTTGAAGATGACATATGGTGCCTCTGCCGATTGTTCCAATTCAAAGGTATATTATGCAGGCATGCTCTCACTGTACTGAGGCAGGAACTTGTACTGATGATTCCACCAAAATACATCATCCATCGCTGGTGCAAGGATTGTAAACAAACTTGTTCTTCCATGTCACAACCTGTCTCATTAAGTAATCAGGAAACAGGTGGTTATGATGATCTCTACAAACTTGCTCACCAATATTTTGCAGAAGTTGTGGAATTTGGTTCCGTGAACTTAGATTCAAAGAACTATGCTTTATCAATCATGAGGGAGATCAGAGATAAAGTGATTTCTTATGAGAAGTCACTAAGAGATCAGAGGGTTGACAGTCATGTTTCAACTGCAAATTTTGCATACAATCCCGTGAATGAGGATTTTAATGATGATGCGTTGCCAATTTCTCTTAGTACAAAAGGATGGGATGTGATGCAAGGTCAGTCAAAACGCACCCGCAAGAAGAAACTGGCAACCCCTAATGTCCTTGACACCTTGAAGAAGAAAACTAAAAGAGCATATAACAAGAGAAGGAATGCCACAGCAAATACCTTAAACACAGCAGTCACCACAACTGAAAGCATACCTGATGGCACAAATGTATGTCTTTCTACAAGATTCATTCATCTAGTTGAAAAGAAACCTTAATGGTTGTTTAATATTGAAACTTTCTTGTTAGATGCAGCATAATCAAGTTAACGAGGGATGGCCATTAACATCTACTGGTGCACCCGAAGCCTTCCCTTATGGAGTAAGACTAAATATACGCATCCCATGTTTTATCTCCTCTGCAGTTTTTTTCTGCTGTTGGTGGATCTGACAGATATATCCCTTCTCACCTTTTCTTTGCTTTCTAGGTGGAGACTATTTCATTTGATTTATCTCAATACAACAATGCGCCAAGCTTCCACTGGCCTGAAAGCAGTAGCAGGTCTCAGCTCCAGTGAGATGATGCAACAACGCAATGGTGCATGCATTCAAATATCCTAGGTCTTGCAACAGGGGCACAGCCCTGGTTCATGCTGGGGGTTGCTGACCATACGAGGGAACGTGAGAAAAAGGTTCAACTTGGGGCAAAAACTAGTACTAATAACTGTTGACTTTTAACCGATTCGGCATGTATTGTGATGACAACATGCTGCCCCAGATCTTAGAGTCCATGTAATGGCTGAGCTGTACATAATCATTTCCATTTGATATCATCCTCAGATAGTCGCATATTTGTAATTTTCACTAAGGTACCAGGTATACATCTGTGTAATGTTATTCCAGATCTAACAGATCATTGACATCTTAAATAATTCTactttctctattttatacggtaaaactttttagctttgtctagatttagGTATTGATCAATatgtataatttgtatatatgtttagatgtatcagtatttatatgaatttagataaggctagaaagtcttacgatatgaaacaaACGGAGTACTTATCACCTTCATGGAATGTACATTGGTTGGATTATCCCCTTCTACAGACTCAGCTGTTCCGGCAATTCCATTAAAGATGCTGAGTTGTGAACTTGCTACGTACAAAACTGAGCCCTTGATCCGGTACAAGCTGTAAAATTGTTTCCCCTTTTGTTTCAGTGGCACAACGTAACCAGTTTATAGTATTTTCACAGGCTACATTGATTTATTCTGTTGTCAATTCGCAATACCATTAAATTATCTTCTAATCTTCTATTGTTTCCTTTTAGCCCTCTactctatatacatataaaaaaaatcgccAGTAGAGCATCATTTTTACAGCCTTCGCTGGTAAACTAATTTTCCTTTACAACCTGCCCTGGTAAAACTGTCGCTGTGAGGCAAGTTAAGTTATAACTGGAGATGTGTGTGGTCTCAGGAATTTACCTGAGGCTGGTCAAGAAAAATGTCTAGGGAAAGGAACAAGAGGTAAACGCTGTCACAATTCACAACCTGCTACTAGTATTATGGTTCTGCCGTTTCAAGGAACAGCTGGCGCTGTTGCCGGAAAAAAATTGGGTGCGCACCTCGCGCACGCGCCCGCCAGTGCACCCCTCCGCGGGATGCGCTCAATTTCGTATCGTACGGTGACGGCAGAACTCTCGCCTCGGCTCATTCGCGCGGCATGTGAGGCTCGGCGGCTCGTGGCTCGTGGCAGCCGCAAGGAGACTGAATGACCGTAGTGGCTTTAACCGTTGGGTTGGGTCTGTATGAATTAATTTTGTGTCTTTGGACATattaagaataaataaaaaaataatattcattCCTGACAAGTTCGTTGATTGAAAACCgataaattttgtactaatATTTATGGAGACAAAAAAACGTACTTCCTTcgttcataaatatttaacgtcgttgattttttatacacgtttgactattagccttattaaacaaattaaaaatatacaaaactatatatatgcataaaaatatattaaacaataaatgaaatgatataaaaatagttaataattatgtatgtttttgaataaaaggaatgatcaaatgtgtcTAAGAAAcaacgacgttaaatatttaagaacCGAGGGattatttcttttcataaGATCCATTAACACCTAAGagctaggccgtgttcggcttgaagagggtaagttaacttatccctgatacgaaaaatatagtaatagattagtacatgattaattaattattaattattaaaaaatataaaatatattaatatgatttttaaaacaactttcctatagaaaatttttttaaaaaaatacaccgtttagcagtttaggaagcgtgcgcgtggaaaacgagagggtAAGTTATCTTGTTGGGGGCAAACGAACGGACCCTAATGATTTAATAGTCTCATTGAAATTAACTTAATAGTGGGTCCAATTTTCCCATTAACATATGCATGCCATATGCGTACGAGCCACATGAGAAGCGCGTGCAGCCGAGCCACCGAGCCTCGCATGTCGCGCGTGAATGATCCGAGCCAAGGAGCCACGCGAGGAAGTTTTGCCATGGCCGTACGATATGAAATCCATCCAGTGCGTCGCGCGGAGGGGCGCACTGGCGTGGCCGCGCGCGAGGGGCGCACCCAATTTTTTTCCGCTGTtgccccccctctctctccgccGTTGACCTAAGGCGAGGAGCTGTGGTGGTCAGGTCCCCGTGATTGCTAGCCGTTGATGCCGCTAATCTCGCCGTTGGATCCTCCTTGGACGGACGGGATCCCTCTCCGAGGGCGGTGAGATCTAGGCATTATATAGACGCAGTCACATGGTTCATTGTTACTCCATGTGAATCTTAATTGCCTACtgtatattcatatgaatattcCATGTATTGGTTAACGACTCTACATATTACCTATgtcttttatataataaaaaattaacaggAGAATCAAATGATATTACCACtatgttagagatataatttaaattataatatgcATTTGGATTATGTTATTTGTTTCCTAATATAACTTCTATTCCttattcctttttctttaGGACACTTCAAGTTTGCTTAATaagatttgtaattttttttattagaattctcatatttctttttaatatatcaGTTGCGCGGGAAGGATCTGACCATTGTATTCCCTTGCATTGTAATCATCTTCTTATAGTAGTTATTATCAGTCGTCGCGCATGGTTTTTTTCCATAAGAGTTTTCACGTTAAAATTCAGTGTCTTCGGTGTGTCTATATTTTCATAACACACTGCTATCAACATTATGAGTATCACCTCTAACAACCATACTGTAGACAAAGTGCTGGACACCCCAGAACCTTCATGATGAGGCGCCCAATTGATGGCGGAGGATTTGAAGGAGCTATGATAACTTTAGACTGGAATAATACATTTAAGTGATAAGTTCCATGACATAAGAATAAATGTTGAAAGTACGTGGACCTGGAGTATATGACACAAACGCACCATGCACTCTCCTATTTCTCCTATTTCTAGTAGACTAGTACTAGTGTGTTGCAAACTTGCAATCACTTCCGTTTCACTCTTTGGGTCCAGAAAGCAATGCGTTTCTAtgtttcagaaaagaaaaacgagGAACCCACGCATTGTGCTGTAAGCGTGCACGGTGCAGTGATCAGCTATGGGTGAGATGCCGTAA includes:
- the LOC102716427 gene encoding protein FAR1-RELATED SEQUENCE 6-like is translated as MEEEYNTESSNEEDMQEDDGEKEGNVTEGDVFKPVDIDPALVPKVGMVFESEEDAFQFYVSYGCHSGFGITRRSNNTFDGFRYRSTFICSKGGQSRLRSGATKSTRKRGTKTGCKAKMIVKDAHFQNRWEVIVLELEHNHPLDPSLLKFKKQLKNSPFLQNPPRISEAPESRLAAAPSSRGGDSGIPLSTQIEFRTKIDRNRKLKLAEGDLDALLSFLNTMQDQNPYFFYSLDMNEQGQLRNVFWADAKSRSSYNYFGDVVAIDVRNFSDQYEIQFVSFVGTNHHSQQVLLGCGLLAGRSLGAYVWLFDTWLRCMNGTPPPSVITNYCHDVAIAVKKVFPNAHHRFCLLHILNELPEKLEGTEKKDELVSTFTSLAFDSITMPGFEKEWQEMIEQFHLEGNEWLSKLYEVRTQWAPVYIKDSFWAGMSITERSDSAADYFDGWLMPDTSVKMFVEQYESAVKVKLEKENYEDLRSSQMRPPVMTGLPAEEQAAKVYTIEIFEKFLDEIGHSFHCSYSIVNRNNSVVTYIVSDQIDQTKKVDYKVAYDNVEDDIWCLCRLFQFKGILCRHALTVLRQELVLMIPPKYIIHRWCKDCKQTCSSMSQPVSLSNQETGGYDDLYKLAHQYFAEVVEFGSVNLDSKNYALSIMREIRDKVISYEKSLRDQRVDSHVSTANFAYNPVNEDFNDDALPISLSTKGWDVMQGQSKRTRKKKLATPNVLDTLKKKTKRAYNKRRNATANTLNTAVTTTESIPDGTNMQHNQVNEGWPLTSTGAPEAFPYGVETISFDLSQYNNAPSFHWPESSSRSQLQ